A stretch of the Zeugodacus cucurbitae isolate PBARC_wt_2022May chromosome 6, idZeuCucr1.2, whole genome shotgun sequence genome encodes the following:
- the LOC105210770 gene encoding uncharacterized protein LOC105210770, protein MQHCKFLICLATLVTNYSLVIDFVAYRHSVKPLDGMIIFQENTFSNDGIECELQHHFHLPQIIMKDVATTNIQYYVNSKSIALVFMEKLDQPHTWELVLQSLRKRSFIPMIFVSQTVPPMDVQLKFFNHFRQLNILNTVVLFREHGIMMVRTSIAYPKMQIIAVEPRNFSGFVWPKHRNVFGYNFRFSLFDDPPVAYRQPHNFTEIAGLTAQLLSVFLKRVNGTFTIIGVPMNETMKLAIDMTANLVLRADVMHSTMEPSYPMFQQKACLLLPLESDIPLSWYLFYAFDISAWQALGFSFLVIALLKIVIHRNHSNIRDLVLHGLSVLQLFLAQPILLPGNRCMTRGLFLFYFGVLFVVIVSIYVGSLTSLISTRVRLPAVSTPEDFLKTGLRILSTDFDIKLYFDSKLLPSSLVPRIYDMGSGVAAVDRTKANTSFAYLMTADKWLWFKKRQRHLDRPVFRMGTGELCTPSLLQFFALQ, encoded by the exons ATGCAGCACTGCAAGTTTCTAATATGTCTGGCCACATTAGTGACCAACTATAGTCTCGTCATCGACTTTGTGGCATATAGGCATAGTGTGAAACCCTTGGATGGCATGATAATCTTTCAAGAAAATACATTCTCTAACGACGGTATTGAATGTGAGCTCCAGCATCATTTCCATTTACCGCAGATTATTATGAAagatgtagcaacaacaaatatacaatattatgtGAATAGCAAAAGCATCGCTTTAGTGTTCATGGAAAAACTCGACCAGCCGCATACATGGGAGTTAGTCTTACAGAGTTTACGCAAACGTTCCTTTATACCGATGATTTTTGTTAGTCAAACTGTGCCACCGATGGATGTACAGTTGAAATTCTTCAACCACTTTAGACAACTGAATATACTCAACACGGTTGTGTTGTTTCGTGAGCATGGCATAATGATGGTGCGAACGTCTATAGCTTACCCTAAAATGCAAATAATCGCTGTGGAGCCAAGGAACTTTAGCGGTTTTGTCTGGCCAAAACATCGGAATGTGTTCGGTTATAATTTTCGATTTAGTCTCTTTGATGATCCGCCGGTAGCTTACCGACAG CCGCACAATTTCACTGAAATCGCCGGCCTTACTGCACAATTGCTATCCGTCTTCTTGAAACGTGTTAATGGCACATTTACAATTATCGGAGTTCCAATGAATGAGACCATGAAGCTAGCAATTGATATGACAGCCAATCTAGTCTTACGAGCCGATGTAATGCATAGTACGATGGAGCCTAGTTATCCGATGTTTCAACAAAAGGCTTGTTTGTTGTTACCCCTCGAGTCTGATATACCGTTGAGTTGGTATCTCTTCTACGCTTTCGATATTTCGGCGTGGCAAGCGCTGGGTTTTAGCTTTCTTGTAATCGCTTTATTGAAAATCGTCATTCATCGCAATCACAGTAATATTCGTGATCTCGTACTACATGGGTTGTCCGTGTTGCAACTGTTTCTTGCACAACCTATTCTTCTACCGGGTAACAGATGCATGACAAGAGGtctatttctgttttatttcgGAGTGCTTTTTGTAGTAATCGTGAGCATATATGTGGGTAGTTTGACCTCGTTGATTAGTACACGCGTTCGTTTACCAGCGGTTTCTACACCAGAAGATTTTCTGAAAACTGGTTTGAGGATATTATCAACAGACTTcgatataaaactatatttcgATTCCAAGCTGTTGCCATCTTCACTCGTGCCGCGTATATATGATATGGGAAGCGGCGTCGCAGCGGTTGATCGTACAAAGGCGAATACTTCGTTTGCCTATCTAATGACTGCTGAcaagtggttgtggtttaaGAAGCGTCAAAGGCATCTAGACCGACCGGTGTTTCGTATGGGCACCGGTGAATTGTGTACGCCCAGTTTGCTTCAATTTTTTGCGCTGCAATAG
- the LOC105220554 gene encoding uncharacterized protein LOC105220554, which translates to MLRVTRSRFSPQHVHIFLATILKNVWLGFCATLGHKSSYDVSVEGIGALPYTRTNGMVTVTLKSTHSQFSLSIHLLVIKSITSVLPTAHIYGSQYKHLGGLQMADPHFGTPGSIDILLGADIWGLILVGDTIKGGHNEPHAQLTNLGWVIFGPATASSTNNSDMRSYSAQLLEQSRLDEIVSSFWKLDEGSDVDDITDEECERIFTATHSRTSEGRYMVRLLMKPNAPPLGDSYCSALRQFYRLERRLASDTQLRNKYTAFMREYIDLGHMEALDICNDSHHTYYIPHHAVLDKFRVVFNASAPTSNGVSLNDVQLVGPTIQHSLTDIIYRFRRYAIALTADVEKMFRQILVSPEDRDLQRILWRESPNDEVKTYQLTTVTYGMACSPYNAVRALQQCVVDNYILVNDQSRAESARTAILSSFYVDDFLTSCTDIGETVTLANDVSSILSTGCFKLRKWNSNRAAVLVQIGEPDSLRECNIDAPIATVLGLRWDPVSDELLFRVSQKHYDGMPTKRRVLNVAQLYDPTGFLAPVIISGKVFIQTLWSAGVSWDTPLPKDLCHIWSKFRGDLCTLDKVRVPRWLGMNAINRTTLYGFCDASQKAYAAVVYARTINNDDNAHVSLLTARTKVAPLNGATIPRLELSGALLLAKTIRNVCRALSLEEASVHLFTDSSIVLCWLRKQPMFLKPYVANRVRQIQQLTSTDCWHYVRSAQNPADCASRGVTPSELLSHNLWWEGPDWLRQKETTFSHVPELGADEQVAAQSEERVRVVSFASSIRFQLTTRRIDGQHIPLAQRFSSIKRLIRTTAIVLRWLPRHRLLRQHIVTTPEMDSALELLLRIDQASAFPRDIHCLREGTSLPNSSPLLQFNPYLDDHGIIRVGGRITNSALIEEHRHPIILPKVSDLVRLVVHQIHIDTLHGGTQLMLQTLRYRYWILNGRQVVRSMIHKCVICRRHRGVTITQQMASLPRQRVSVSRPFLASGVDYCGPFTLRIGNQRSRTTVKTYLAVFVCMAVKAVHMELVDDLSSMAFIDAFTRFVSRRGPCRDLYSDNATTFVGANRIMQEDLAAWHSDQNRQYLANTGTRWHFITPSAPHQGGLWEAAVKSAKRHLVRVIGSQAMWHSQLQTLAARIEACLNSRPLIPLNDDPEDKYALTPGDFLIGAPLIAVPEPTVAEIPANRLKHWQWLRRIHQQFWHRWSEEYLATLQSHHKWQRRVDNVRVGDIVLVRHENLPPTHWRLGRITEVHHGSDGLVRNATLTTSYGMCTRAVQKLCLLLQPDDFEAEHSTGQDV; encoded by the exons ATGCTCAGGGTGACAAGATCACGCTTCTCGCCACAGCATGTGCATATATTTCTGGCAACAATTCTGAAGAACGTTTGGCTAGGATTTTGTGCGACCCTGGGTCACAA AAGCAGCTATGATGTATCGGTCGAGGGTATTGGTGCATTACCCTATACACGCACCAACGGCATGGTGACAGTTACACTCAAATCAACACATTCGCAATTTTCTTTGTCAATTCATCTATTGGTTATCAAATCTATTACTTCCGTGCTTCCTACAGCGCATATCTACGGAAGTCAATACAAACACTTGGGTGGTCTGCAAATGGCAGATCCACATTTTGGCACTCCGGGAAGCATTGACATTCTCCTAGGAGCTGACATCTGGGGTCTCATTTTGGTGGGAGACACTATTAAGGGTGGTCACAACGAGCCACACGCACAACTAACAAATTTGGGTTGGGTTATTTTTGGGCCAGCAACGGCATCTTCGACAAATAATTCAGACATGCGCTCATACAGCGCTCAACTTTTAGAACAATCTCGTTTGGATGAGATTGTAAGCAGCTTTTGGAAGCTAGATGAGGGATCGGATGTCGACGATATTACTGATGAGGAATGTGAGCGAATCTTCACAGCGACTCACTCACGAACTTCAGAAGGGCGTTATATGGTGCGCTTACTAATGAAGCCTAACGCCCCACCGTTAGGCGACTCATATTGTAGTGCCTTAAGACAGTTCTACCGTTTGGAGCGTCGACTGGCCTCCGATACTCAGTTACGTAACAAATATACAGCCTTCATGAGGGAGTACATCGATCTAGGGCATATGGAGGCCTTAGATATATGCAATGATAGCCATCACACATACTACATACCGCATCATGCTGTGTTGGACAAGTTTCGAGTAGTCTTTAATGCGTCAGCGCCAACGTCAAACGGTGTTTCACTTAATGATGTGCAGCTCGTAGGTCCAACTATTCAACATTCGTTAACCGATATTATTTATCGTTTTCGAAGATACGCGATTGCTCTAACAGCTGACGTGGAAAAAATGTTTCGACAGATTTTAGTGTCACCGGAAGATAGAGATCTTCAACGCATCTTATGGCGAGAATCACCAAACGACGAAGTTAAAACATATCAGCTTACGACGGTAACATATGGTATGGCGTGTAGCCCATATAATGCAGTACGAGCACTACAGCAGTGTGTAGTCGATAACTATATATTGGTGAATGACCAGAGTCGAGCTGAGTCGGCGCGCACCGCCattctttcttctttttatGTGGACGACTTCCTCACAAGCTGTACTGACATTGGTGAAACAGTCACTTTAGCCAATGATGTTTCTAGCATTCTATCGACTGGCTGTTTCAAACTTCGGAAATGGAATTCGAACAGAGCCGCTGTTCTGGTCCAGATTGGGGAGCCAGATTCTCTGCGCGAATGCAATATTGATGCCCCCATAGCTACAGTGCTAGGGCTACGTTGGGACCCGGTTAGTGATGAGTTATTGTTCAGGGTATCGCAGAAGCATTATGATGGAATGCCGACAAAGCGGCGAGTTCTCAATGTAGCCCAATTGTATGACCCCACTGGATTTCTGGCACCTGTTATTATTTCGGGCAAGGTATTTATACAGACTCTTTGGTCCGCTGGTGTATCATGGGATACTCCACTACCTAAAGATCTGTGCCATATTTGGTCTAAATTTCGAGGTGATTTGTGTACCCTCGATAAGGTTCGCGTACCCCGATGGCTGGGTATGAATGCAATTAATCGTACAACTCTCTATGGATTTTGTGATGCTAGTCAGAAGGCTTACGCTGCGGTGGTTTATGCGCGCACAATCAACAACGATGACAATGCACATGTATCTTTGCTCACCGCACGTACTAAGGTTGCGCCGTTGAATGGCGCCACAATTCCCCGATTGGAGCTAAGTGGAGCCCTTCTATTAGCGAAGACAATTCGGAATGTTTGCAGAGCGTTAAGTTTGGAGGAAGCCTCTGTACACTTATTCACGGACTCCAGTATAGTCTTGTGTTGGCTACGCAAACAGCCAATGTTTTTAAAACCATATGTCGCCAACAGGGTtcgacaaatacaacaattgaCGTCTACCGATTGCTGGCATTATGTACGTTCGGCACAAAATCCAGCTGATTGCGCCAGCCGTGGTGTGACCCCATCAGAGTTGTTGAGCCACAATTTATGGTGGGAGGGTCCAGATTGGTTACGTCAGAAGGAAACAACATTTAGCCATGTACCAGAGTTAGGAGCAGACGAACAGGTTGCAGCTCAGAGCGAGGAGAGGGTCAGAGTTGTATCCTTCGCATCTTCAATCCGATTCCAGCTCACCACCCGACGCATCGATGGACAACATATTCCACTTGCACAACGGTTTAGTTCCATCAAACGACTAATCAGAACTACAGCTATCGTCCTTCGCTGGTTACCGAGGCATCGTCTTCTTCGGCAGCATATTGTGACAACACCAGAGATGGACAGCGCGCTTGAATTGCTCCTACGTATTGATCAAGCATCCGCATTTCCTCGGGACATACACTGTCTACGCGAAGGAACCAGTTTACCGAACTCTAGTCCTTTGCTACAATTTAATCCATACTTGGATGACCATGGAATAATAAGGGTTGGTGGTCGCATTACCAACTCTGCATTGATAGAAGAACATCGCCATCCGATTATACTACCTAAGGTCAGCGATTTGGTTAGGTTGGTTGTACATCAAATTCATATCGATACTCTTCACGGTGGTACCCAGTTAATGCTACAGACTCTACGCTATCGTTATTGGATACTTAATGGCAGACAAGTTGTACGTAGCATGATACATAAATGTGTGATTTGCAGAAGACATCGTGGAGTCACCATTACTCAACAGATGGCCTCATTACCACGACAACGGGTCAGCGTATCTCGGCCATTTCTAGCGTCAGGTGTAGACTACTGCGGTCCTTTCACGTTACGCATTGGCAATCAACGATCTCGGACTACAGTGAAGACTTATTTGGCAGTTTTCGTCTGCATGGCTGTCAAAGCTGTGCACATGGAGTTGGTAGATGACCTGTCATCAATGGCCTTTATAGACGCTTTTACACGTTTCGTTAGCAGACGCGGTCCGTGTCGCGACTTATACAGCGATAATGCTACAACCTTTGTTGGAGCTAATCGAATAATGCAAGAGGATTTAGCCGCTTGGCACAGCGACCAAAATCGACAATATCTTGCCAACACGGGGACGCGTTGGCACTTTATTACTCCTAGTGCCCCCCATCAAGGTGGATTGTGGGAGGCTGCGGTAAAGTCCGCAAAACGACATTTAGTACGCGTCATTGGTAGTCAAGCTATGTGGCATTCGCAACTGCAGACACTAGCGGCACGAATTGAAGCCTGCCTGAATTCGCGCCCGCTTATACCGCTTAATGACGACCCTGAAGACAAATACGCTTTAACACCTGGAGACTTCTTGATTGGCGCCCCACTTATCGCAGTACCTGAACCTACTGTAGCGGAAATTCCAGCTAATCGTCTCAAACATTGGCAGTGGTTACGGCGCATTCATCAACAGTTCTGGCATCGGTGGAGTGAAGAATACTTGGCAACTCTACAATCACACCATAAATGGCAGAGGCGTGTTGACAACGTTCGTGTTGGTGACATCGTACTAGTTAGACATGAGAATCTACCCCCAACACATTGGCGATTGGGTCGTATAACGGAGGTTCATCATGGCAGTGACGGCCTAGTACGAAACGCAACATTGACCACATCTTATGGGATGTGCACCCGGGCAGTGCAGAAACTGTGTCTACTTTTACAACCCGATGATTTCGAAGCAGAGCATTCGACCGGGCAggatgtataa